GGCGGCGTGTGCGATCGGCATCTGATGTCCGATCTTGAGTATATTCAGGCAGCCTTGACATGGAAGACGCAACCGGCCGGGTTCGTCTGGCTCGGCTTCAGTGCGCCATTGAAGCGATAGAGTGTCGAGCAGTATGAGCAGACCTTCTCGTTGTCGTCGCCCATGTCGATGAAGATATGCGGATGGTCGAAGGGCACGGATGCGCCGGTGCACATGAACTCCTTCACGCCGACTTCGATCACGCGGTGTCCGCCGTCGTTCTGGAAGTGGGGAATGTTGTGGCCGGCCATGTCTGTCTCCGAATGCTTTGAGATGTGCGCGGGGACATTATAGTCCTCCGCCTCAAATGTGTAGAGCCAAAGCGCCGCATGGCACATGGTTTTTTGGCGCAGCGAGGGTTCACCTCCGCTGCCCGATAAAATATGGTCCGGCCAAAAAGGGACGGCACTATGAATCTGAATACGCCCGCATTCTCCAGTTTCAGCCACGGCGGTCTGAAACTCGTTTATTTCGACGAAGGAGATCCCAACGGCCCACCGGTGCTGCTCATTCATGGTTTTGCTTCGACCGCCAACGTCAACTGGGTGCATCCCGGCTGGGTGAAGACGCTGGGCGATGCAGGCTATCGGGTGATCGCGATGGATAATCGCGGCCATGGAGCAAGCGACAAACCCCACGATGCCGAAGCCTACAGGCCGTGGATCATGGCGGAAGATGCCGTGGCGCTACTCGATCATCTAGGCATTTCGGAAGCCAATATCATGGGCTACTCGATGGGCGCGCGGATTTCGGTTTTCACGGCGCTTGCTCATCCGCATCGCGTGCGTTCGTTGGTGCTAGGTGGCCTTGGTATCGGGATGACGGACGGCGTCGGCGATTGGGATCCGATCGCCGATGCGCTGCTGGCGCCCTCGCTGGACGGCGTCACGCATGCCCGAGGGCGCATGTTTCGCGCCTTTGCCGAGCAGACCAGGAGCGACCGGCAGGCGCTCGCTTCCTGTATCCGGGGATCGCGCGATCTCGTCGCGCGGACCGACATGGGCCGGATCGATGCGCCCACTTTGATCGGCGTTGGAACAAAGGACGATATTGCAGGTTCGGCAGAGGAGTTGGCGGGGTTGATGCCGCATGCCCAGGCGCTGGACATTCCGGGTCGTGACCATATGTTGGCGGTGGGAGACAAGGTATTCAAGAAGGCGGTTCTAGAGTTCTACAAGAGAGTCTCTGGCTGGTGACAGCCTTCTCGCAGTGTCGTGATTACCGGAAAATCATCCTAATAAAGCATAGGACCAGCACCCATTTATGTTCTGGGCATTATGCCTTATATAATGTCGTTCCGACGGAAACGAGGAGACCTGGAATGGTCGCGAAGACTGACGTTCGTTCTTTTGAGTCATCAAACCCGCTGAAGGTCATGGATCCGATCTGGGACAGCCTGCGTGAAGAAGCGCGTGTCGCTGCCGAGAAGGATCCGGTGCTGGCGGCTTTCCTTTATTCGACGGTGATCAACCACCGTTCGCTGGAAGAATGCGTCATCCATCGTATCTGCGAACGCCTCGACCATCCCGACATACAGGCGACGCTGCTTCGCCAGGTCTTCGACGGAATGCTCGAAGACTGGCCCGAATGGAGCGATATCCTGCGCGTCGATATTCAGGCCGTCTACGACCGAGACCCCGCATGCCTGCGCTTCATGGAGGCGGTGCTGTATTTCAAGGGATTTCATGCGCTGCAGACACATCGCCTGGCCCACTGGCTGCTCAATCACGGGCGCCGGGATCTGGCCCTTTATCTTCAGAGCCGGTCGTCCAGCGTCTTCCAGACGGACATCAATCCGGCAGCGCGCATCGGCCGGGGAATATTCCTCGATCACGCCACCGGCCTCGTCGTCGGCGAAACGGCGGTGATCGGCGACAACGTCTCCATCCTGCATGGCGTCACGCTTGGCGGCACGGGCAAGGAGGGTGCTGACCGTCATCCGAAGATCGGCAGCGGTGTGCTTATCGGTGCGGGCGCGAAAATTCTCGGCAATATCCAGATCGGCTATTGCTCGCGTGTGGCGGCCGGCTCGGTCGTTCTAAAGGCCGTCCCGCCGAAGACGACGGTTGCAGGAGTGCCGGCGAAGGTGGTCGGGGAGGCGGGGTGTTCGGAACCGTCGCGCATCATGGACCAGGTGATTGGCGCCGATATCTGACCCGGTTATATTTGTCAGAACGTAAGAGCTGGCGAAGTCCTGAGGGGAAAGCCGCGGTGGATATGCCGCGGCAACCTTTACAGCCCCGCTTTTCCTGTGCAAGAAGCGGCCAATGAAGACCGCTAGGAGACCCAGTGTGAAGCCTGAAGAACTCAAGAAGCTCGACGCTTATTTCAAGAAGACGCTCAATCCGCAGATCGTCGTCAAGGCGCGCCCGCGCAAGGATGATTCTGCGGAAGTTTATCTCGGCGAAGAGTTCTTGGGTGTCGTTTATGTCGATGACGAAGATGGCGACCGTTCCTACAACTTTTCGATGGCGATCCTCGACGTCGATCTCTGATGATCCTATGGCGGGCCGCACCTTGCGGCTTGCCTTGCCGCACGCGCATCGCTCGTCATCAGCCTGCCCGGCAACTATCTCGTCGTTCCGCGCTGGATGAGTTCGTCCTCCGCCCCATTTTAGTTTCTGCGAATGCAACCGAACTAAACTGGAGGATAAGACGTGGGTATTTTCGATAAAATCAAGAACGCGATTTTCGGCGGCCAAGCGCAGGCAGCACCGGTGACCGAGGCGGCGGCAGCGCCGAAAACGGTGCCTGGGCAGACGGCGGCCGCGCCATCGGCAGCACCATCCGTAACTCCAAAGACCGCGCCGGCGACCGTCGATATCGTTCCGATTCTCGATGCTGCCGTCAAACAGAGCGGACAGAAGCTGGATTGGCGGCGCTCGATCGTCGATCTGATGAAGGCGGTCGGCATGGATGCGAGCCTTTCCGAGCGCAAGGAACTCGCTGCGGAACTCGGTTATTCGGGAGATACAGGCGATTCCGCCAAAATGAACATGTTCCTTCACAAGGCGCTCATGAAGAAGCTGTCTGAAAATGGCGGCAAGGTTCCCGCGGATCTGATGGATTGAGGCGACCTCCGCCACCTTCAAGATCGTGGCTTCGCGAGTTTTTCGATGAAGCCTAAAGTTGTGGGCCCCTGATATATGTTTTGAAAATCAACTGGTGACGCACGTCGCTCTTTTCAGAGGGCGCTTTAGAAAAGCATCATGCAATCAAAGGTAGTTGTGCAATGCACAAAATCGCTTGACTATTTGTGCGACGCAGCTACCTTCCGGGTTAGCCAAACACCAAAAGGAGGAGACGTACATGTTCAACTTCGACGACACGAGCCGGAAGAGCAAGGAAGCCATGGACACGATGCTGAAGAGCTATTCCGACACGGCCAAGGGCGTCCAGGCGATCGCCACCGAAGCTGCCGAATTTTCGAAGAAATCCTTTCAGGACGCCGTCAATCATTTCGAGACGCTTTCGGGCGCCCGCAGCTTTGAAACGGTCTTCGAGTTGCAGACCGGCTTCATAAAGTCCTCCTACGAAAACTTCATCGCCGAGGCGACGAAGATGGGAGAAATGTACGCCGATCTCGCCAAGGGCGCCTACAAGCCTTACGAACCGCCAGTACCGGTTCCCTCCGCAAAGCCGCCCAAGGCTGCCCAGGTGACGCCCACAGCTGCGTAAATGCGACGGTGCGAACAGCGCACCCCTTGAAAAACGAAGACCGGCAACGCATCTGCGGCCGGTCTTTTTTGTTTCGAGAAGCCCCTCAAGTAATCGAATGGCACTTTTTCAGTCTTTGCGTCGAGTCGTGTGGAATTGTGATTGCAGTCGCAAACAAGGGGCTTAAAATCGCTCTATTATGAACTAAGTTAGTGTTTCAGATATCCGGCGGGTAAAGCAGCCTCCCATGCACCACCGGATAGACCGAGGAATGAATGACAATGATCGCAAAGCCGATCCGGATGCAAAATGACAGCGAAAGGAACGGGGACAACGGAAATCGCGGAACCTCGGTCATCACACGCACGAAGCCGAAGACCAAGAAGCCCAATCTCTACCGCGTGCTGATTTTGAATGACGACTACACTCCTATGGAATTCGTCATCCACATCCTGGAGCGGTTTTTCCAGAAGGATCGTGAAAGTGCCACTCGCATCATGCTTCATGTCCATAATCACGGCGTCGGCGAATGCGGGATATTTACATACGAGGTAGCGGAGACGAAGGTAAGCCAGGTGATGGACTTCGCCCGTCAGCACCAGCATCCGCTGCAGTGCGTCATGGAAAAGAAGTGAGGATCTCAACGTGCCAACATTTTCGCCTAGTCTTGAGAAGGCGCTCCATCAGGCACTGACCTTTGCCAACGAGCGGCATCACGAATATGCAACGCTCGAGCATCTGCTGCTCGCCTTGATCGACGATGCCGATGCGGCAGCTGTCATGGGTGCATGCAATGTCGACCTCGACGCGCTGCGCAAGACGCTGATCGAATACGTCGACAACGAACTCTCCAATCTTGTCACCGGATATGACGAGGACTCCAAGCCCACCTCCGGCTTCCAACGCGTCATCCAGCGTGCCGTGATCCATGTTCAATCGTCCGGACGGGAAGAAGTGACGGGGGCGAATGTCCTTGTCGCGATCTTTGCCGAGCGCGAAAGCCATGCGGCCTACTTCCTGCAGGAGCAGGAAATGACCCGGTACGACGCGGTCAACTATATCTCCCACGGAATCGGCAAGCGCCCGGGCTCGTCGGAGGTTCGCACGCCCCGGGGTGCCGACGAGGAAGCCGAAAGCAAGCCGACTGCATCGCGCGGCAGCGAGGATGAAGGCGGCGCCAAGAAGCAGCAGGATGCTCTTAAGGCCTATTGCGTCAATCTCAACGAGAAGGCCAAGAGCGGCAAGATCGATCCGTTGATCGGCCGTAACTCGGAAGTCAGCCGTACGATCCAGGTGCTGTGCCGCCGCTCCAAGAACAACCCGCTATATGTGGGCGATCCGGGCGTCGGCAAGACAGCGATCGCTGAGGGCCTCGCCAAGCGCATCGTCGAAGGCAAGGTGCCCGAAGCACTCGCCGACGCCACCATCTTCTCGCTCGACATGGGCACGCTGCTTGCCGGCACGCGTTACCGTGGCGACTTCGAAGAGCGCCTGAAGCAGGTCGTCAAGGAACTCGAAGAATATCCGGGGGCCGTACTCTTC
Above is a window of Rhizobium etli 8C-3 DNA encoding:
- a CDS encoding zinc-finger domain-containing protein — its product is MAGHNIPHFQNDGGHRVIEVGVKEFMCTGASVPFDHPHIFIDMGDDNEKVCSYCSTLYRFNGALKPSQTNPAGCVFHVKAA
- a CDS encoding alpha/beta fold hydrolase, which gives rise to MNLNTPAFSSFSHGGLKLVYFDEGDPNGPPVLLIHGFASTANVNWVHPGWVKTLGDAGYRVIAMDNRGHGASDKPHDAEAYRPWIMAEDAVALLDHLGISEANIMGYSMGARISVFTALAHPHRVRSLVLGGLGIGMTDGVGDWDPIADALLAPSLDGVTHARGRMFRAFAEQTRSDRQALASCIRGSRDLVARTDMGRIDAPTLIGVGTKDDIAGSAEELAGLMPHAQALDIPGRDHMLAVGDKVFKKAVLEFYKRVSGW
- the cysE gene encoding serine O-acetyltransferase; its protein translation is MVAKTDVRSFESSNPLKVMDPIWDSLREEARVAAEKDPVLAAFLYSTVINHRSLEECVIHRICERLDHPDIQATLLRQVFDGMLEDWPEWSDILRVDIQAVYDRDPACLRFMEAVLYFKGFHALQTHRLAHWLLNHGRRDLALYLQSRSSSVFQTDINPAARIGRGIFLDHATGLVVGETAVIGDNVSILHGVTLGGTGKEGADRHPKIGSGVLIGAGAKILGNIQIGYCSRVAAGSVVLKAVPPKTTVAGVPAKVVGEAGCSEPSRIMDQVIGADI
- a CDS encoding DUF3126 family protein; protein product: MKPEELKKLDAYFKKTLNPQIVVKARPRKDDSAEVYLGEEFLGVVYVDDEDGDRSYNFSMAILDVDL
- a CDS encoding DUF3597 domain-containing protein, coding for MGIFDKIKNAIFGGQAQAAPVTEAAAAPKTVPGQTAAAPSAAPSVTPKTAPATVDIVPILDAAVKQSGQKLDWRRSIVDLMKAVGMDASLSERKELAAELGYSGDTGDSAKMNMFLHKALMKKLSENGGKVPADLMD
- a CDS encoding phasin family protein; this encodes MFNFDDTSRKSKEAMDTMLKSYSDTAKGVQAIATEAAEFSKKSFQDAVNHFETLSGARSFETVFELQTGFIKSSYENFIAEATKMGEMYADLAKGAYKPYEPPVPVPSAKPPKAAQVTPTAA
- the clpS gene encoding ATP-dependent Clp protease adapter ClpS, translating into MIAKPIRMQNDSERNGDNGNRGTSVITRTKPKTKKPNLYRVLILNDDYTPMEFVIHILERFFQKDRESATRIMLHVHNHGVGECGIFTYEVAETKVSQVMDFARQHQHPLQCVMEKK